TGAAAAGAGCAACATAAATAAACTccacgctctctctctgctctgataGCCCTCGACgtacacatgagcacacacacagaggttgcTTCCACTCAAACACGGGTGTCGATCGAATGGCTTCTCCCGCCGTTTAAAAGCTTTGCTCGCTGAAATAAAAGTAATTAATTGGTGTTATACACCAAGGACATAATTATCTTTTCCAGTAACTGGCACATATTTAATTACCAGTAATTGTTCCCCGAGCCTTGTTCAAAAGTGTTGCACGCCACACAGTTCTGATATATTATACACTAATCCTGCACTTGATACTCAGTCAATTAGGAAATGTGTGTCAAAGAGCCATCATGTAAACAACATTCAGGAACACACACGTTCTTCTGAGACGCCACAGACTTCATCACtagtgtccacacacacacacacacacacacacacacacacacacacacatctgtctcAGCGCTCTGcactttgttttcctcctcaggGTACAAATCCCTACCTATCCCGTCCCCTTCTCGAGGTGTTAATGCCTGCCAGATTGGAGGAAAGTCATTTGAGATCATTTCGCAACAAAGGCCGCAGATACTGATTAACACGGGGGGGGGATACTTTCTAGCCAAGTGCCGTGGGTCCCATTTGAAAACCCGTCAGGAGCTAAATTTACTCCCCTGTGCCTCAGGGTATGTGGGGGCCAGAGGCTGCGACAGGGCCCTTGAACATGAGAACAGGGTTTAATAAGTAAACAGGAGAGGCAGGGAACAGCGCTTCTGATCAGGGCTTATTTGCCCAGCCGAGCCCCTGGTACGCGCTACCAGCTGATTAGCCCTGCCGATTGTACCTTGTAATTGCAGTGCCTTGACCCCCTCTGGGCAAATATTAGATTTTTAGTGGTTTAACCTTTCCAGTCGTCGGAGCTGAGTAAATTGCCCGACCAGATGTTAAGGAGCCCAGCGGTAGTCCACAGCCCTTCTGATCagcgggggggagggggggaactTGCAGAttgaacctttttctttttaatatcgTCTCAATTTCCTTCGGCCTTCTCAAgctgattttcttttccttccccGAGAAACAGTCGTTCTGCGATCCTTATCCCCGCCTCTGATGTCAGGTTACAAGTGAGACGTATTATTTAAAATCACTCCAGTCACAGACATTAGTGAGAGGACGAATGATCAATGCAGAAGATCAATGGTAGATATTAACCTAGCAAAGTAGTCCCTCTGTTCAATCACTCCAGCAATTTGTCACCCGGTGGGAACACGACAACTTGAACAGGTCTACCCCTCAGAGCGTTTGGGAAATACTGTAATTTACAAATGCCCCGAATGTTGTTGCAGATGACAAGTGGGAAAGGAGCAAAGAACAAATGCACCAGTACTACTTTCATACAATCCTCCGTTATATGAATGACCCGTGAGTAGTCATATCTTTTTACCCGCGTCTTCACTTCCTACtcctcacattttaaaaacagacttgGCTTTAATTTGGTTGGGGGATCTCCTGAGTCTTTCTGTAGGGGACTAAGATGTTCCTAGCAGTTCGGTCACGCCCCATGTTCgaaggctttagtcctccaagcggacggcccgggttcaaatctgacctgtggctcctttactgcatgtcattcaactctccccccccccttcctacTCTCCCCTTCCCTAGGAAACTTCCtgctctattcactgtcctctcGAATTTGgctaaaagccccaaaacacaACCTCTACGTTTCATCCTTACACTGCAAGTTCTTTGATGAAGGAGTTAAATCAGGGCTGCAagtatctgtgtgtgagtaCTTTTCCCCCCTCTGGCAGATAATCATTGTGCAGAAATAGATATAATTGTGTCCTTTGTGGCGAAAACAGCACTTGTATCATTAGATTCCTTTGCTCTTCTCAAATTATAACATCAACCCGAAATAGTTTGCAAACCAACTTGCCAAGACTTCTGTGGTGAAATTTTGATTGCAGCCACTTTTCCAAGAACAAGTGAGATCCTTATTTTTCCTTTAGTCTTCTAATTTCACGCAGAGGAAAGattcctcctctgcagcagatagaGATCGACAAATCCCAGACAAATCAGCAGGGCATAGATGTCATCAAGCTGCCGAGCATTCCGCACCCTGATCCCAATTCAAGGTCAAACAAGCAGCAATTATACAATCCCCAAACCTCGGATAAAAAGCATTATTTTCAGCCAAATCCCTCTCTGTAATAAGGCGATGATTGATGTGCGACTGTTGCTGAAGAGTTGCTGGAAGCGTTCGGCCAGACAAATGGAAACAATATGAAAACACTCTCTGAAGGATGGAATTTCCCGCCGACTTCTTAGATGAAGTCGGCATTTGAGAAATTCACCCAGATATGTAAATGTGCGTCCGTGTGAGCTGAACAGCTGTGCCTGGTTTGGATCAGTCTTTGGAAACTCGTAGGTGTCAGATCAGCCAAAACAGAGAGCTGAGGAGACGAAAACACCGCAAGACAAATTTACATAAACCTTTATTCCTGCTAGAAAATATAAGCTCatagtttaaaatattttatttggaaTAACCTCAGTGTGTTCTGAAAACAGAAGAGTAGTAATTCCACTTTTTTTGCGTTCCCATTGGTGGATTCTGTGTTTCCAAGCTTTCACACATGCTTGTTTGAGGGTATGGGCCTTTAAGGAACCCCCTCCTGCTTTCTTCATAGACTGAAGTCATTATGGGAAACACTTTCGGACAGCACAGGACAGGACGAGGATGGTGGAGGGGCGGCGGAAGTTTTTCTTGGGTCATTCCCAGCCGTTTCCAGAGATCTCGAGTTTCTCCCCGTCCAGTTTTGTATTCAGATCCTCTTCCTCCCCCGACAGGCCGGGGGAAGGCAGGCAGTTGCGTCTCCAGGCCCCTTCTCACCCCCGCATAATAGTTTCCTTCCTCCCCGAGCCTCTCACCTGAAAAAAGAGTTGGAGGGAAGACAGCGGAGGGAAATAGTCATCTTTTCATCCCAGGGATGGACTGAAGTAACCCTTCAGCTGGAGAGGAAACCCAATACTGCCTCCAGCTCGATGTCTGAGAGcgcagagaggagagggcacGGGGGGGCCAAAGTGGTTCCATGTGAGAGAAGGAAGGGAAGTCTGGGAACGGCAGAGATCGACACCCTGAACACTCCCTGCCCTTTACTCCCCCTCTTTCCAGCTCAAACCACCTTACAGTGGTCCCCAGAGTCCCATCCTTGATTTTGGACTTGGTCAATCCTGTAAACTATCAGCACTGACGGAGATTACAGCTTCTGCTGCTTTCTTTTGGTTTCCTTTGAGAACTTAAGATTTCAATTACCCTTATCAGTACTGCCCTTAAGTttcttttctgtcctctctgctctgtcctttTATTTGCTGATGCTCTTCTGCATGGTAAACTTTTCTTTAGTTTCATCCTTGTATTCTATTCATGTCTCATTCAGTTTTCTCTCAGAGTCATTTCTGCTCTACATTTCTCTCTGCATTACTGTTTTTAATTGAGTGCTTTTCTATCTAAATGTGTGCTCCTTTTATTTCCATTCAAGCCTGTGTGATCGATTCAGTCACAGTCAGCTCTGCTCTAATCTACCTGATTTCCTTTTTCAGTTTTAATATGAATCAGTTTCAGATCGCCTCCTGAACCTGCTGGAgcaacagaagcagcagcagcagctccagtcTGTTCAGGTCTCTTCCTCCCCTGTGGAGCCGCTCTGAGGAGGACCACTAATATCTGCAGACATCTATGGCCACCGCCCAATCTGCTGCACGCTCCGTTCACTTCACGCGCTGCCAGAAGTGCTTTGTAATTATCCTGATATTGATGAAGGCTGATTCCAGCAGGTAATCGCTGGCAGTTCAGCTGCTTTTACGCATCTCAGCAAAATGTCTCTATCCATTACTAGTGGCAAATTAATTTCCACTCAATGACCATACTTGTTGATaagctgtgtgcgtgtgtgcgtgtgtgtgtgtgtgtgtgtgtgtgtgtgtgtgtgtgtgtgtgcagggctcTGATCCGCAGCATATAACAGGGTTTACCTCACACAAAGACAACTGTGACTGTTGACACGACACACTGGACCGTATCTGCTGCAGGTGCGTCATTCACTTTGTATAAATACTGCTGGTCGTGAAAGCACCACAGGATATAGAAACAACACACATCGTAAAAGAATATGATATTGGGATGAAgattgaaatgaataaaaggtTAAGGAAAATAGAATAACGAAAGCATTGCAAAAGAATAGATATGATAAACAGGAATGTGGACAAAGATTATTATATAatgttcaaaacaaaaagttgGTCGACCATCCCTATACATGTGATTCACACTCAGGCATCGTGTACAGGACAGGATGCCAAAACTCACAGACTGCCCAAAGGGACATCTGCCCGTGCTGTGTCTGGACTTAACTGTCCTGGATATGCAGCTGAGGATCTTAGAGCTGTGATAAATGACCGCTTTACACTTAAATAAGACGTTTCTGCAGCCTGCTGTGATGCTTTGTGATGTACTGGAGATCCCTCACAGCAGCACTAAGGGTAAATAAATACGCTTTAAAAGAGTAAATGAGCTTGAGCAAAGTGGCCCTTTGAGTCTGCATGTTTGTGGAGCAGCCATAATGGATTCTTTAGAGCCGTGAACGGTTTATAGGCATGACAGCCATGTTTCGGCACGATGGGCTTATCCCTACGCACGGCGCTAAGGATATTAGGGAATCAGCGTAAAGCAGCATGGAAATGATGACTGGAGCAAAGCCTCAGCTCGATGGTATTATAAGCCCTCATTTCTGCAGCGCTCCATCCTcgggaggagagggggaaggaGCGGACTTGGCATAGCTCCACGGTGTGATGTCCTCCTTTATTTCTTTGCGCCATCTCTGTTTTAGCTGTACAATTAAAAGGATGTCACCCAATCTGGGGACGGGGCAAATGTAACGCAGGTCAGTGTCGCCTATTGTGGTGTTTCCCTCTCAAGGCGGCGCAGGATTCCTTGTAGTCCATATGGAGATCTgttggaggagctggaggagagccAAGTctccaataataataatagtaataaaacatttattttagaaagCGCTTTTCAGGCTTGGCAGTTGTTTATTGCTTGGCAGGGAGCTCGAGCATCGTATGAAGCACTGATGGCACATgccaaacatgaaaacagacgcCCATAAGGTTCCCCAAATGAAATCCTTTTATGTTCACGTCACAGCAAATGTTTGCACTGTAACATAACCGTTTTCACAGAAACTGTCAAGTGTTTGCTTCTCATTAAGTCAGCCCAACTGTGTGAGTATTTTTTAGGAATTTATGAACTGTTGCTTCCTCGGAGTTCATTCATTTTGGATCATGGACGCCACAGAGGGCTTTCTAATGATCATAAAGTTGGTACTTGCCAAATTTGATGAAGTATTTGACTGAGGAACTGCACAAAAagttgctctctttttttttttgctgcatccAAATAATCTAAGCGGTCGTCTTCTGGGAAAGTCTGGAAGTTGTGATGagatgaatctttttttttattgtttgactcTTACGGTTACTCAAAGCTTAagagacccccccccacacacacacacacacaccacgccCATTTGGACCAGCTAACAGTTTAACAAGAACTACTTGGAAGGTGTCCATCAAGAATTCATTCacaccctgcagccaatcagatttgaGTATTCACCCAGACCCTGATATAAAGAAGGTTTAACCTGTGAATAACATTATATGGCTTCAGAAATGAGTTAATGCACCACTTTGCAGTCGTTACATTTTAAGTTGCTTCACTAAGTTGCAGGGTTTACCTAAGTCCACGGTGAGTGCCAAATGAATATCTCCACTGCACACCCACGGTGGCTCCGCCTGTCAGAGACGGGCCTCAGCAGAAGCATGATTAATGTCCCACCTATCACCCCCCACTGTAAATTAGAGACCACGGGTCGAAACTATTTTTCTTGGTGAGCAAGAGCACGCTCGTGGCTAAAAAACGGGGCAAACACTGTTTATCATCCGCCCGACGACAGCCCACCTCGGGGCAAATTAACCACACAGCCATATCGACTGGCACGGGCCGGGAGTCAGTGCCCCTTCACTTTGATTAATCTCCCCGTGTTCCTGTTCCAACTCTATCAAAGTGATCTAAGTGAAGACACACTGCATTGATCTGTAAACACAGCATAGCACTGTAcccgaaacacacacacacacacacacacacacacacacacacacacacacacacacacacacaaccaaccTATAACACCTGATATATTTAAATAAGGTTTGCTCACAGTTTGAACTGTCTTTAAGGTAAATGTTAACATTTGAACACAGGTAGGCTACTCACAATCAACTTATTAAATACAGGATATAAAGGtgcaggggagggggagggagttTACCGGTTCTTGCCTCCTTGAAGCTATGAGCCTGTTTTTTTGGACTTTGTGGTTCAAGATCTGGATTTACTGTACAGTCACATCTTGTTAAACATCAAATTGATAAAAGTAACAACTCAATGATTGAAATGTCACATTGAAATCTCTAGAAATGGTGGTTTAATGTTTGACCATTGTCACACTTAAAGCTGATGCATCTTTTTCCTTTCCCTATTTGAAGGCGTTGCGCCAAAGTGAGAGTTTCACAGGTAGACAAACTGACTTCTTTACTGCGGACAATCCAGACAGAAAGCTGCGCATCAGGGTGAGTTTGGAGGAGGcttctttaaagatttttaaagaAGGGAACATGGAtagattgttttaatttattttgtgtttagaAAAATCTGCTATCCTTGAAACTATGATGAGTTTATTGCTGTTTATGAAGTTAGAAGAACTATTTTTTAACAGAttctttttacatattttctgTTCCTGCTGGTATTGATGGAGGCTTTAATCTAAGTATCAAGCTGAATAAAATGTCAACCTCAAAGACAACATTATTGTACTGATCTAATGAGCCATTTTCAATTTCATTGTACCAACTACGTGTACTGCAACTTGCAATGTCTAATATTTGAGACAAGCATATGTTACTGTGGGGATACAGCAgctacatatactgtatataaatggACTTTCTAgcttctatttatttattctttcaaCATTGTGATCCCATGATTCACATGTACTTTTTATCTGTAGATGGATTCATTTTCTCGACCTGAATTGTTTGATTTCCACGGAGTCTCGATGATTCCCAGTTTCACTGAAAACTGGGAGAACATTCAAAACTTTCAGGCCAGGCCGGATGATGTGCTTATTGCATCATATCCCAAAGCCGGTCTGTAGAAAACCATGAACTGGATATGTCGTTCCTCTtacagagatgtgtgtgtgtgtgtgtataatgtgtaatcatttttatctcttttttagGGAGCACTTGGCTCTGCCACATCGCTGACCTACTGTATTTTCGCCAGACGTCTCCAGAGCGTGAAAAATCCCTTCAACTCCATTTAAGAGTGCCCCACTTGGAGGCCAGTTTTGTGGTGCCAGGTAAAAAACTAACTAAATTGAATGAGTATAATTGAGTGTATTTAATGCTAGGCCATTAAAGGGGGTGGCAGTAGCTAAACCTGTATGGACTTGGGTTGGGGACTGGAGGGTCACTGTTCAAGTCCCAGCCGAGAATATTTAAGTTGGTCTAGTCTCCTTTCGAGTACTGCAGAGGatcccctgagcaaggcaccaactgtttttatttagaaagagCACTGTATGATTCACCAACATGTAACCTACTCGATTCATCTCCAGGAACAGGTCCACCTCCGAAACGTTTTAATGGAACGGAGACGGTAAACAACCTCAAAAACTCCCCTCGACTGATCAGGACTCATCTTCCAATCCAGTTTCTGCCAAAGTCCTTTTTGGAGCAAAACTGCAAGGTGATTCAGACAATTACAACCTAGAGGCTAACATTGATGGGAACGTTCAGTTATACtgtattgttacattttaaaggggacatattatgaaaaatccacttgtacagtgtttttgaacatatatttgtgtaacctgagtgtctactgacccacaaaatgtgaaataaatccattcagtcctttgtttgtgggtttgtataagtcttacaacacagagaaaaatgctctgtttcaaatttgctcttcttgtgatgtcacagtgggattctggtatctccgcccatggactccacccccagcctagagcaaaactttagCGCATGTCCACCATGTTTATTCTCGCTatagaggagtgatgtctactgtgaaaactcagggggggatcattacatttaaagagacacacacaccaaaacggagcgttctgagagagctggtttatacagggtcacaaacctcctctggtgcttgattcatgttatactttgaccaaagcacagcacagatgtttcatttagaccacaggggactgtttgaaaaggtggaagaggggtataatatgtcctcttttaAACCTTTAATAGACTGCTGCATTTCCAGACCAAGCTGCTGAAGTCTGTTATAACGTCAATTGACCATGAATGAAATTTATATCACGCTTCTTGATaagtcaagtgttttttttcccctaagTAGATCATCTACATAAGTCGCAATGCCAAAGACAGCGTGGTGTCTTACTTCCACTATGAACGCATGACCATATTGAATCCAGAGCCTGGAGACTGGAGCAGCTACCTCCAAAGGTTCATGGACGAAAAGAGTACGTGCTCATTCTAtagaaaagtttgttttcagTTGTACAAATATTTACTGAAGTCCAAAGAAACACCAATGAGCTGCTTCATGTTTCCTTTCTGTGGTCTCAGTGGTGTTTGGATCATGGTATGACCATGTCACCGGCTggtggaagaagaagcagactcATTCACAACTCCATCACATGTTCTATGAGGATCTGATTGAGGTAATCTACATGTcttttatgtgatgttttcTTGTCTAAATTTGCATTGGCTGCAATCGTGTGAAAGTGATCATTTCACCAATTGCTGACAGGACACTGGACTGGAAATCGACAAACTCTGCCACTTTCTTGGTTTGTCTCCTTCGGTTgaggaaaaggaaagaataATGAACCAAGTGCATTTTGAAGAAATGAAAACGAACAAAATGGTCAACCATTCATCATTTCGCGTAATGGATGTAAACATTTCACCCTTCATGAGAAAAGGTACAGGAGAGTCATAATATGAAAAACATGTGACGTCACATTTTGAGCTCAAGTATTTACAAGTTCTCTGTTGTTCTGCAGGAAAGGTTGGTGACTGGAAGAACCATTTCACTGTGGCCCAGAACGAAGAGTTTGATGAAGTCTACAAGAAAAAGATGAAGGACCCCACCCTGCAGTTCTGCACTGAACTCTGAAACAGGACTGAACAGGCTCTGAGCGTTATTCATGACTGAAAAAAAGGGATAACTAACACACATGTGAAAGCAGAGGGGcggagtttttctttttaataatagTCTCATGTTAACCAAATATCTGATAgtctgactgtttgtgtgtcattACAGTCAAAGTGTATGATTGTTCCATTTATACTGAAACTCACAAATAATGAAtccaaataaaaccaaaacgGCCCATTCATAGgttatgtttttgtctcttgCTTAGAGACTACTTCACAATCAGCAGGAAGGTTGCTCTGCCCTAACCCTCCTAACACTGTCAGTGTGAATCGGgtaataaaacagactgaaat
The sequence above is drawn from the Labrus bergylta chromosome 24, fLabBer1.1, whole genome shotgun sequence genome and encodes:
- the LOC109984193 gene encoding cytosolic sulfotransferase 1 isoform X2; translation: MIPSFTENWENIQNFQARPDDVLIASYPKAGSTWLCHIADLLYFRQTSPEREKSLQLHLRVPHLEASFVVPGTGPPPKRFNGTETVNNLKNSPRLIRTHLPIQFLPKSFLEQNCKIIYISRNAKDSVVSYFHYERMTILNPEPGDWSSYLQRFMDEKMVFGSWYDHVTGWWKKKQTHSQLHHMFYEDLIEDTGLEIDKLCHFLGLSPSVEEKERIMNQVHFEEMKTNKMVNHSSFRVMDVNISPFMRKGKVGDWKNHFTVAQNEEFDEVYKKKMKDPTLQFCTEL
- the LOC109984193 gene encoding cytosolic sulfotransferase 1 isoform X1 — its product is MDSFSRPELFDFHGVSMIPSFTENWENIQNFQARPDDVLIASYPKAGSTWLCHIADLLYFRQTSPEREKSLQLHLRVPHLEASFVVPGTGPPPKRFNGTETVNNLKNSPRLIRTHLPIQFLPKSFLEQNCKIIYISRNAKDSVVSYFHYERMTILNPEPGDWSSYLQRFMDEKMVFGSWYDHVTGWWKKKQTHSQLHHMFYEDLIEDTGLEIDKLCHFLGLSPSVEEKERIMNQVHFEEMKTNKMVNHSSFRVMDVNISPFMRKGKVGDWKNHFTVAQNEEFDEVYKKKMKDPTLQFCTEL